A region from the Streptosporangium sp. NBC_01756 genome encodes:
- a CDS encoding glycoside hydrolase family 16 protein produces MISRSHVRLAALSMVAALTVGTLISAARGEVASGAAGAASCSPSTGTTAPADSTGSTGSTGTADSTNSTNSTNSTNSTNSTNSTNTADTTDTVGSTELTEPTDSTDSTELTEPTDSTDSTELTEPTGSTELTDSTELTEPTELSAPTEPTDSTELSAPTGGASAAGAHGWGTPVWCAEFDDYLDPADWVVYDSAGHDNQGRRSPDQLFIGKGSLYLYGRADGTTAGLGSRHSQAYGRWETRVRMYEGADSYRPIALLWPDGGGGGVHSATGEEIDFLGVMDRPGKWRANFYLETPEGQEQSYSEVDLTDWHTYAVENSPSGVVGYLDGQEWFRSAMSTRSLMSACLQLDWFPGRGSPGEAWMEVDWLRIYPMDTGGAG; encoded by the coding sequence AGGAGCGGCTTCCTGCTCCCCCTCCACCGGCACCACGGCCCCCGCCGATTCCACCGGTTCCACCGGTTCCACCGGCACAGCCGACTCCACGAACTCCACGAACTCCACGAACTCCACGAACTCCACGAACTCCACGAACTCCACGAACACAGCCGACACCACAGACACAGTCGGATCCACCGAGCTCACCGAACCGACTGACTCCACCGACTCCACCGAGCTCACCGAACCGACTGACTCCACCGACTCCACCGAGCTCACCGAACCGACCGGCTCAACCGAACTCACCGACTCCACCGAGCTCACCGAACCGACCGAGCTGAGCGCGCCGACCGAACCGACCGACTCCACCGAGCTGAGCGCGCCGACCGGCGGGGCCAGTGCGGCCGGAGCCCACGGCTGGGGCACTCCGGTCTGGTGTGCGGAGTTCGACGACTACCTCGACCCGGCCGACTGGGTGGTCTACGACTCGGCCGGGCACGACAACCAGGGCCGGCGCTCTCCCGACCAGCTTTTCATCGGGAAGGGGTCGCTCTACCTGTACGGCCGCGCCGACGGCACCACGGCCGGGCTGGGCAGCCGTCACAGTCAGGCGTACGGGCGCTGGGAGACCCGCGTCCGCATGTACGAGGGAGCGGATTCGTACCGCCCCATCGCCCTGCTGTGGCCGGACGGCGGCGGCGGGGGCGTGCACAGCGCCACCGGCGAGGAGATCGACTTCCTCGGTGTCATGGACCGGCCGGGCAAGTGGCGGGCGAACTTCTACCTGGAGACTCCCGAGGGTCAGGAGCAGTCCTACTCCGAGGTGGACCTGACCGACTGGCACACCTACGCGGTGGAGAACAGCCCCAGCGGAGTGGTCGGTTACCTCGACGGGCAGGAGTGGTTCCGCTCGGCCATGTCGACCCGCAGCCTGATGTCGGCCTGCCTGCAACTGGACTGGTTCCCGGGGCGGGGCAGCCCGGGAGAGGCCTGGATGGAGGTCGACTGGCTCCGCATCTACCCGATGGATACCGGTGGCGCCGGATGA